The DNA window GGTATAGATGTGTGTAtacgtttttttatttatataattacaaaaaaatatatatatatctttaatACAATCTTGTGCAGcaataatgttttattacataatttatatcgTGTGTTATTCACATTTTtgtgttaatatttttcaaagtCATCACaccattatataaattctttagctttccatttttatggaaaaatacaaatttttaacTCTTTTGTAATAATGGACTATTGTTAGGCGTGCCGACGAAGTTAgctaaaataaaataatgtggtattatatattcatgtatatatgcacacatgtttttatttgttttcattttcgtCTATGCAAGCATTTGAAATGTTTACTAGTATGAAAATCTGTTCGTTGTGCCGTTTAAATAACATGTTTCATGCTTTACCCCATATTTcaatacataatttttttgttttttttttgtttttttgttttgtgctatatttaaatataatgtgaaatatatttatgttattatGACTTACTTATAATGGTAATACTCTaaatattactattttcttttctcCAATTATCACCTCTTTACTTCTTACGAAAGCAAATTTGCAATGCATTTTATGCCTagcttattttttctttctacTTTCTTCGCAAGCCTCCAACAAAAATAACCAGATCGAATCTTTGCAAACACACAAAACAAcgcaataataatacaccCCTCCAATTTTAAGCAACGATGCGTGCCATACAATAGTGATTGCTTGCTTACAAagatatttaaaaatcaaaaaaaacaaatgattGTATGTGAATTCAAATAGGGAAGAAGAATAATACAACCTTTTAATATCTTTAAGCGACAATGAAGCATTTTGTGTTGGAATCGactttaattttgtttgttATAAGTTATTGTGTACAGCCAATGCTAATAgatacaataaaatataatgggTGTGCAAATTCGagtacatttatatttttaatccCACACTATTTGTCAATGGTCATGGTTGGCTTTTTGCCAaccaaatataaattacaaGACTGtgaatggaaaaaaatattatttatatcaattatggatttaataaatcaagtattaaaaaaagttggACTAATATATTCAGGCTCAGCTTTATATGTTATTGTAGATAGTTCtacattaatttttacaGCAATGTGGAGGaagataattttaaaaaaaaaactattaaTATTTCAGTTGATTGGTATATTACTTATTACATTTGGGATAGCAATTAAATCGAATACTTTAAAAGTTGAGATACATGGAGAAGAAATTATTGGatcaatatttattttattaagtaatatattaacaggtttaatttttgttttaaatgaaaaatatatgcataaaatgGATGGACCCAATATTGTATGTCTGATGGGCATATTTTGCTCTTCtgtcatatttatatggaCTCTTATATGGACAATACccaattttgataatttaatattaaaaaatattataaaaaataatggaaatgtaaatataattattacagcatttatttgtttatttatatttaatttggtTACATCATCAACTTTGTggtatataatgaaaacaaaaggatcattatatattggtATATTAAAAGGGTTAAAAgttgtaataatttttgtgtttagtcatatatttttttgtaaatatgaCTCGAAGCAATGTCTAAATTTACATTCTTCACTCTCTGTTGCATTTTGTATGACAGGAGTGATTGTTTATTCATACAACGATTACTTAACAAGTATTAAGGATAAGTTGGTATTGCATAAACTGCAAAGTGACACAGCTATCCTCATTAAGCCAAAAGTATAATGCCCAGAACAATTCAGCCTACTATAACCACAGAGTTTAAATCAATTAAATCAACctatcaaataatataaaaatttacttATCTTTTCAAACACACACCCACATACGCATTTTAACATTGTATACAGATTATttgcattatattttttacaaatgtTTTGTGAAgcaattttttgtttcatcCTTATGCTTTTGTATAGcatgcacatatataacacgattttataaattatgtaatTTGGCTCTTCATTTGAGTGATgctatttatgtttttaatttaatttttttttttttttttattgaaaattttttatattaaagtGTATTCCTACTTTTAATTTGTGATAACCAATTTTAAAgagtatataaaattcattgtaatttttttcatcccatttttaaaaaataaaatatttatcacaCTGGTAATTTTCTTAGATTGTCATAACAACTGAGTATGcaaataatggaaataataatatgtatctatttttttgaattatttaatatgcaataatcattttttgtttggcattatataaaatgtatttttccaaattttctcaaaattttatataaataaattggtATATGAaaaggtaaaaaaaatatttccataTATGATGACGTTTTAAATGTACATTCAGtatgcataaaaattgtaaaaataaaaaattattttatttaaaaagtatgTAATACAAGctttaattatttcataaatttttttctatatttgcTTGTAGACTTTCAAAATATCTTCCTTTCTTTCGcatgtttatataattaatttaatctttatttatgttatcACGCGTTAGGAAAATACCAAcgaaaattaatattaacaaaGCATTTGTTACCATAGACTAAGTTCTTAAATCTGTGGCTAGATAtcccatttttaattaataaaatggaaattaccgaacatattattaaataaaaaaaataataatattttccaaaaataaaatattcgaATAGGGTGATAAACCCGAATTTTGaattatcatataattttaaaatggtaaaaaaagaataatttattataaagttTATTTTAACTCTACattgtatatgcatatatgtatgatGTTATTTGTGGTTGTCTGTTTTTGtttgtaaaaattgtatattattattttttttgtttatagtTAAACGAATTGTTATCGATAAAGAAAACTCCAAAAGATGGGGCGAACATGTTTTTGCACAATAAATGTGCATTGATAACTACAAAGTTATcgcatttaattttttacttcCTATACAATTTTCGAagctttttaaatatttctcCACGTTCCGCAATAATAGTAGGAAAAATAGCTAGCCAATAACTAAGAAGAAGTTAACTATAACCGTATATGCATTACACGTATTTATCTTACTTTTTAGATTTTCCTTATtagttatattatcattttgtatttcttttttatgtgCTGGTAAGATTCAATTGGgctaaaacaaaatatgcatatgcatatgtatatgtatatatatatgagcCTGTACAACCATTTCTTTGTCGTTCTTTTTTAGGCATAGCtgttatgaatatattaagaAAACCATTCATGAAGATTTGATAGGTATTTATACAACAGTTACAAAAAGAGCTTAtcctatatattttcatataaattttgtttcacaatttttttttttttttcattcaaTTTTCAGATGGCGAACTCGACCCATCTATACTAAACGAAATCGCTCCacagtaataaaaaaaagaaataagtTACAGACGAGTCTGTTTATAGgatgtgtatatattgaGAAAGAGGGCTTAATATATAGCcaactattttatatgttttatatattttcttactttttaaataatgcaGGATATTTTTCTCCATATGCAGTCTTTTACTCATTAGTGTATAAGAataagaataaataaaaaaataagaatcaaaatttttattttttgtgttccctttttaattcttctaTATTACTGctttacaaattttatagttTTTATACGTTGGGCACTTATTAGCATATCTGAATCTAAAAAACGAGGACCCCATGTCGGTAAGTATAAAAAGAGTTTACACCCACATCCATATTTCGTATcattttcttatatttttacaatttaaatttatttttgtaaaataactATTTGCAGATACCAGTGTCGACCTtaatcattttctttatcgTCCTTTTGGTTTGCATTTTGTATGGCGtcctttttaaatataacaattcAGCGGtatgagaaaaaaaagaacaaataaatatagggAATATGAAGGCATAgatttataaatgtatatacttGTTAATGCATAATCAGaacttatattatttatatacatcaTGTTGTTCAACTTATTCAGAGTATGTTCCTCATTGGGATCAATGGAATTGCTACCCTAATCTTTGTTATTTACAAGGTTAAAAAAGAGACGtgctaaaaaattatatgcaaCATGCGTATgcccatatttttatttcctattttcacatttttatatatttacactTTTACAGAACCaagatatttatttccCTTCAATGATATGCGTAATAGCTAGtcaaaattttatcaaaaaaacagccatataaatatgccttttaaaaattaagaaattattaaatatatttttttatacaacctttaattttttacagtCAGGATATtacttatattatcatGTTAAACAgttgaataaaataaaatatgtatattataacaaagaagaaaagtatttaaaatttcgTCTATGGGcatatacaataatatttatttcaactTTATTTGTGGTactttacaaaaaaatatgaacaaaaacaaaaatgaatagatagacaaattaataagaataattattttactaaatcgaaaaatatatattttctttattccCCTTTGTAGAACTTTAATTGTATTGGAActgaattattttcttttcttttactGGTGGCATTTGTAAGAGACTTCAAAAAAGTCAAACTCACGCCATACCATTTCCTATATATAACTATGCATTGATcaatttattgtttttttttctattattttgtagggtatatatttctattcGGATTTTTGTCTTCATAAAGTGGAATTAACCTACGAGCCAGTAATGCTTCCTGCATGCTTCCTGCGTATTTTACTgcatgttttattataatttattcaaaACTTGCATTCAAAAAAGCATAGGCCTTTCACCACCTATGTTACATAATTGTTTATGCAAGCTTCCATGTTTGGTATaattgcatatttatttttcttattattttttaaaatgcaGATCGATAGCAGGCTTCTACATGCACAAGCATCCTCGTTCTATGCAAACAATGAAACCTTAGGGCCAATCAATTGAACTATTCTAAATATTGTCACCAAACCGGTTTACTAAAACGGTTTTATTAAAACGGTTTTactaaaataatttctCCGAAGTTTAAATCACGATACTTTAACCcgttctttattttttttgtttttttttatccttCATTTTGCAATTTcctctttatattttttctttcttaaatttatttttgtacctatatatttttttttgccatctttaaattcattttttaattcgtgTTTTTTCTCGAcgtgaaaataattttttaaatatatgaataaaagtataatgtatatacatatatatatttgcgcatgtttgtaaaaaaataatgaatattttttttttaatttctatatttatagtttgatttaaaattatgataaatattcctattttcattttattgaaacatttttaatccttataaatatgaaaaaagaaaaaaaaatatatatcataagcATTATATAGCATAAGCATTGTATAGCATAAGCATTATATAGCATAAGCATTGTATAGCATAAGCATTGTATATCGTAagtattgtatataatatatgcttgTACTAAGGATGGGAGGGAAATATGCTTGTAAATTTTAGGccaataaaaacaaatacatatattatatatacatatgtgtgtgtttgttttttatttccatt is part of the Plasmodium chabaudi chabaudi strain AS genome assembly, chromosome: 6 genome and encodes:
- a CDS encoding drug/metabolite transporter DMT2, putative; the encoded protein is MKHFVLESTLILFVISYCVQPMLIDTIKYNGCANSSTFIFLIPHYLSMVMVGFLPTKYKLQDCEWKKILFISIMDLINQVLKKVGLIYSGSALYVIVDSSTLIFTAMWRKIILKKKLLIFQLIGILLITFGIAIKSNTLKVEIHGEEIIGSIFILLSNILTGLIFVLNEKYMHKMDGPNIVCLMGIFCSSVIFIWTLIWTIPNFDNLILKNIIKNNGNVNIIITAFICLFIFNLVTSSTLWYIMKTKGSLYIGILKGLKVVIIFVFSHIFFCKYDSKQCLNLHSSLSVAFCMTGVIVYSYNDYLTSIKDKLVLHKLQSDTAILIKPKV